One region of Novosphingobium sp. 9U genomic DNA includes:
- a CDS encoding SDR family oxidoreductase: MLEGQTALVTGASKGIGAATAKALAAAGAHVVLTARDTKGLEVVEEAIFAAGGSATIAPVDLSEPDGIARLATALGQRWDKLDILVINAALLPELTSVAQIDQKAWNKAMTVNVLATQALIANFDHLLRASADGRIIGLTSTVATAPRPFWGAYASTKAAFEMLLDCHAQEVANISKVRVAIVNPGATRTKMRERAYPGEDPASVKPPEVVATRIVSLLSEPFMTGHRESVNPAR, translated from the coding sequence ATGTTGGAAGGGCAGACCGCGCTGGTGACCGGCGCGAGCAAGGGCATCGGCGCGGCGACGGCCAAGGCACTTGCTGCCGCCGGCGCGCACGTGGTGCTGACCGCGCGCGATACCAAGGGGCTTGAGGTAGTCGAGGAGGCGATCTTCGCGGCCGGCGGCTCGGCGACGATCGCACCGGTAGATCTGAGCGAGCCGGACGGCATCGCGCGCCTGGCGACGGCACTGGGCCAGCGCTGGGACAAGCTCGACATCCTAGTGATCAACGCGGCGCTGTTGCCAGAGCTTACTTCGGTAGCGCAAATCGATCAGAAGGCGTGGAACAAGGCGATGACGGTCAATGTCCTGGCAACCCAGGCGCTGATCGCCAACTTCGATCATCTGCTCCGCGCGAGCGCCGATGGCCGCATCATCGGGCTGACCAGCACGGTGGCCACGGCCCCGCGCCCGTTCTGGGGCGCCTACGCCTCGACCAAGGCCGCATTCGAAATGCTGCTCGACTGCCACGCGCAAGAGGTGGCGAATATTTCCAAGGTGCGCGTCGCGATCGTCAACCCCGGCGCGACCCGAACCAAGATGCGCGAGCGCGCCTACCCTGGTGAGGACCCCGCATCGGTCAAGCCGCCCGAGGTGGTTGCGACACGCATCGTTTCCCTTTTGTCAGAGCCATTTATGACCGGACACCGCGAGTCCGTTAACCCTGCGAGGTAA
- a CDS encoding cyclopropane-fatty-acyl-phospholipid synthase family protein, which translates to MNAQVPGRGHELVAAGRPLGIGPQWLARLWAGGLNRVLDRIDAGLARGSIMATLPDGSTRLLGGREEGFDCVVELRSFRALLRLATGGSVGWYQAWEAGEWTSPDPVPLFALFMDNAITLGQAARARGPWRLAARWLHRLHRNSRKGAQRNIHAHYDLGNDFYAQWLGTTMFYSSALFSRENGPSQHAQFFSELDAGQSAKVAALDQRLTLSPGERVLEIGCGWGTLAACLAEERGVLVDAISLSDEQLDYAGTRWSPKRGAVDFRKQDYRDVAGAYDAIVSVEMVEAVGREYWGEFLDCIARNLRPGGRAALQYISLCDELFESYAQSADFIQTYIFPGGMLLNEPEFRALAEERGLTWEDHQPFGLDYARTLAMWRERFDDAVEEGRLPVGFDEHFVRLWRYYLMYCEGGFLGGGIDVAQVTLRKAA; encoded by the coding sequence GCTGGCACGCCTGTGGGCGGGTGGGCTCAACCGCGTGCTCGACCGGATCGATGCGGGCTTGGCGCGCGGGTCGATCATGGCGACGCTGCCGGACGGCTCGACACGCCTGCTGGGTGGACGCGAGGAGGGTTTCGACTGCGTGGTCGAGTTGCGCAGTTTCCGCGCGCTGCTGCGGCTCGCGACCGGGGGCTCGGTGGGCTGGTACCAGGCCTGGGAAGCGGGCGAGTGGACCAGCCCCGATCCGGTGCCGCTGTTCGCGCTGTTCATGGACAATGCGATCACGCTGGGCCAGGCCGCGCGCGCTAGGGGGCCGTGGCGCCTGGCCGCACGCTGGCTGCACCGCCTGCACCGCAACTCGCGCAAGGGTGCTCAGCGCAACATCCACGCCCACTACGACCTGGGTAACGACTTCTACGCGCAGTGGCTGGGCACCACGATGTTCTACTCCAGCGCCCTGTTCAGCCGCGAGAACGGCCCGAGCCAGCACGCGCAGTTCTTCAGCGAGCTCGACGCCGGGCAATCCGCCAAGGTCGCCGCGCTGGACCAGCGGCTGACGCTGTCGCCGGGCGAGCGCGTGCTGGAGATTGGCTGCGGCTGGGGCACGCTTGCCGCGTGCCTCGCCGAAGAGCGCGGCGTGCTGGTCGATGCCATCAGCTTGTCGGACGAGCAGCTGGACTATGCGGGCACGCGCTGGTCACCCAAGCGCGGTGCGGTCGATTTCCGCAAGCAGGATTATCGCGACGTCGCCGGCGCTTACGATGCGATCGTCAGCGTCGAGATGGTCGAGGCGGTGGGCCGCGAGTACTGGGGTGAGTTCCTGGACTGCATCGCCCGCAACCTGCGCCCCGGCGGCAGGGCGGCGCTGCAGTACATCTCGCTGTGCGACGAGCTGTTCGAAAGCTACGCGCAGAGCGCCGACTTCATCCAGACCTACATCTTCCCCGGTGGCATGCTGCTGAACGAGCCTGAGTTCCGGGCGCTGGCAGAGGAGCGTGGGCTCACCTGGGAAGACCATCAGCCGTTCGGCCTGGACTACGCGCGCACCCTGGCGATGTGGCGCGAGCGGTTCGACGATGCGGTGGAGGAAGGGCGTTTGCCGGTCGGCTTCGACGAGCACTTCGTCCGGCTCTGGCGCTATTACCTGATGTACTGCGAGGGCGGCTTCCTGGGCGGCGGCATCGACGTGGCGCAAGTCACGCTGCGCAAGGCCGCCTGA
- a CDS encoding PilZ domain-containing protein → MNSTQTDKYAFAAQEDRSAHRTRLSIPAALRPAGGKKIQTVVRNLSLSGFSATAISRIPGGTMCWLTLPDHDALQARVIWWEQGLVGCAFDDLLGPMLYESILMRWQGESVYRG, encoded by the coding sequence ATGAACAGCACGCAGACCGACAAGTACGCCTTTGCAGCGCAGGAAGACCGCAGCGCACATCGCACGCGCCTTTCCATTCCCGCTGCCTTGCGACCGGCAGGCGGCAAGAAGATCCAGACGGTGGTGCGCAATCTTTCGCTCTCCGGCTTTTCAGCGACGGCGATCAGCCGGATCCCTGGCGGCACGATGTGTTGGCTGACCCTGCCCGACCACGATGCCCTGCAAGCGCGCGTGATCTGGTGGGAGCAAGGCCTGGTCGGATGCGCCTTCGACGATCTGCTGGGCCCGATGCTCTACGAATCGATCCTGATGCGCTGGCAGGGCGAGAGCGTCTACCGCGGGTAG